The following are from one region of the Phormidium sp. PBR-2020 genome:
- a CDS encoding ChaN family lipoprotein — MRSPTLRLSACLLGLWLCWGTPTWAQVLREPTQEEVLSPDDLLTRLEGVQVLYLGEVHNRSEDQAAQLEILQRWYEQNPQLAIGLEMFERPQQAHIDQYIAGEISEAEFLELTEFETRWGFPWEAYAPILRFAKAHNLPVLALNAPIEAIREVARGGFANLSPQRLSDLPPVEQFDLDNAAYRQRLREIFDGYHQGHGSSEGFETFFKAQILWDETMSYHVAEFLQTYPERAMVVIAGQGHILYGDGIPSRVQRRLQDVEQLLLVFDPDPDLASTPERPLADIIWHHEDSDEPSDPENSPN; from the coding sequence ATGCGATCGCCAACCCTTAGATTGTCTGCCTGTTTATTGGGCCTATGGCTCTGTTGGGGAACGCCCACCTGGGCGCAAGTTCTCCGGGAACCCACTCAGGAGGAGGTTCTCAGCCCCGATGATTTGTTGACTCGCTTAGAGGGAGTCCAAGTCCTCTATCTCGGGGAAGTCCACAATCGCTCGGAAGATCAGGCCGCTCAACTCGAAATTCTGCAACGGTGGTATGAGCAAAACCCGCAACTGGCCATCGGCTTGGAGATGTTTGAACGGCCACAACAAGCCCATATTGACCAATATATCGCCGGAGAGATTAGCGAAGCAGAATTTCTGGAACTGACGGAATTTGAAACGCGCTGGGGTTTTCCCTGGGAAGCCTACGCCCCCATTTTGCGCTTTGCCAAAGCCCATAATCTGCCAGTCTTGGCCCTTAATGCTCCCATCGAAGCCATACGGGAGGTGGCCCGAGGGGGATTTGCCAATCTCTCCCCGCAACGGTTATCGGATCTGCCCCCAGTCGAACAGTTCGACCTCGACAACGCCGCCTATCGTCAACGACTGCGGGAGATTTTCGATGGTTATCATCAGGGCCATGGCTCCAGTGAGGGGTTTGAAACCTTTTTTAAGGCTCAAATCCTCTGGGATGAAACCATGAGCTATCATGTGGCTGAATTTTTACAAACTTACCCCGAACGGGCCATGGTCGTCATTGCCGGACAGGGCCATATTCTCTATGGGGATGGCATTCCCAGTCGGGTTCAACGTCGTCTGCAAGATGTCGAACAACTCTTGCTGGTGTTTGACCCCGATCCTGACCTCGCCTCCACTCCAGAGCGTCCCTTGGCCGATATCATCTGGCACCACGAGGACTCAGACGAGCCATCAGACCCTGAAAACAGCCCGAATTAA
- a CDS encoding alcohol dehydrogenase catalytic domain-containing protein produces MKAQVFHGSGELRYEDLPQPTASEGEVIVAVKAVGLSPFDLYRLRVPELDQPLVLGREIAGTIVEVGPEVRAWRVGQRVATLAHVPCMRCLACLEDRFSACETYQAHTTSAGLTPSGGGFAEFVKVPRYLVDHGGLVALPGHITFERACFLQPINSLLHGFARLNLQPEQKIWILGAGSLGAIAILLAQRLGLHPLVSDRHPQRLEAALDLGAKAAFNSNSDDLHTKVRAFTDGEGVDGALLTEPQGWDVMHALDGTRPGGKLLCLTDYADPLPVPLDPLAFARRQIDLLGCSGLSPRQQSRSLAYLLDHHLPLERTISDRVPLAELASVLERIQSPNSDSRKILVYPS; encoded by the coding sequence ATGAAAGCACAAGTATTTCACGGTTCAGGAGAGCTACGGTACGAAGATCTCCCCCAACCCACCGCTTCAGAGGGAGAGGTGATCGTCGCCGTTAAAGCTGTCGGTCTATCTCCCTTCGATCTCTATCGTCTGCGAGTCCCAGAATTAGACCAACCCCTCGTCCTCGGCCGAGAAATTGCCGGAACCATTGTTGAGGTCGGCCCTGAGGTGCGCGCCTGGCGGGTGGGGCAACGGGTAGCTACCCTGGCTCATGTTCCCTGTATGCGCTGTCTGGCCTGTCTAGAAGACCGCTTTTCTGCCTGTGAGACCTATCAAGCCCATACCACCAGCGCCGGGTTAACCCCTAGTGGGGGCGGCTTTGCAGAGTTTGTCAAAGTTCCCAGATATTTAGTTGACCATGGCGGCTTAGTGGCACTTCCCGGACATATTACCTTTGAGCGGGCCTGTTTTTTGCAACCCATCAATAGTCTCTTGCATGGCTTCGCGCGGCTGAACCTACAACCGGAACAAAAAATCTGGATTTTGGGGGCCGGGTCCCTGGGGGCGATCGCCATTCTGCTGGCCCAACGACTGGGACTGCATCCCCTGGTGAGCGATCGCCATCCCCAACGGCTCGAAGCCGCCCTAGACTTAGGGGCCAAAGCCGCCTTCAACAGCAACAGCGACGACCTCCACACCAAAGTTCGCGCCTTTACCGACGGCGAAGGAGTTGATGGGGCCCTGCTCACCGAACCCCAAGGCTGGGATGTGATGCACGCCCTCGATGGAACCCGTCCTGGGGGAAAGTTACTTTGTCTGACCGATTATGCTGATCCCCTCCCCGTTCCCCTTGATCCCCTCGCCTTTGCCCGCCGCCAAATTGACCTCCTCGGCTGTTCGGGCCTCTCACCTCGGCAACAATCCCGCAGCCTCGCCTATCTGTTGGACCATCATCTCCCCCTCGAACGCACCATCAGCGATCGCGTCCCCCTTGCTGAGTTAGCCAGCGTCTTAGAGCGTATCCAAAGTCCCAACAGCGATAGTCGTAAAATTTTGGTGTATCCCAGCTAA
- a CDS encoding response regulator transcription factor, which produces MNILIVEDDLEIAQLLQQTLEPEGFNCHHAADGLAAISAFREHQPDLIILDLMLPGLDGLEVCARIRQQPGEKDPYILMLTARGEEIDRVIGLSTGADDYLVKPFSPRELVARVRALLRRSLRQGGHENMHRTAHFTLNLDRHTASRYLGESPEPLDLTALEFNLLSTLMSYPGRVWSRSQLIDRLWGNDFFGDERVVDTHVARLRKKVEADPTQPQFVKTVVGVGYKFVDEPAAD; this is translated from the coding sequence ATGAATATCCTGATTGTCGAAGATGACCTCGAAATTGCCCAACTCCTGCAACAAACCCTCGAACCCGAAGGGTTCAACTGTCATCACGCCGCCGATGGCTTGGCGGCCATTTCCGCCTTTCGCGAACATCAACCCGATTTAATCATCTTAGATTTAATGCTTCCCGGACTCGACGGCTTAGAAGTCTGCGCCCGCATCCGTCAACAACCGGGGGAGAAAGACCCCTATATTCTCATGTTGACCGCCAGAGGAGAGGAAATCGATCGCGTGATTGGCCTATCGACGGGGGCCGATGACTATTTAGTAAAACCCTTTAGCCCTCGGGAGTTAGTGGCGCGGGTACGGGCCCTACTGCGTCGCAGTCTGCGTCAGGGGGGCCATGAGAATATGCACCGCACCGCTCACTTCACCCTCAACCTCGATCGCCATACCGCCAGCCGCTACCTCGGTGAGTCTCCTGAACCCCTCGATTTAACCGCCTTGGAGTTTAATCTGCTCTCCACCCTCATGAGTTATCCCGGGCGAGTTTGGAGTCGTAGTCAACTGATCGATCGCCTCTGGGGAAATGACTTTTTTGGCGATGAACGGGTAGTGGATACTCATGTAGCCCGATTACGCAAAAAAGTCGAAGCCGATCCCACCCAACCGCAGTTTGTCAAAACCGTAGTGGGCGTGGGCTATAAGTTCGTCGATGAGCCGGCCGCGGACTAA
- a CDS encoding cytochrome P450, protein MVIKTPKTPPKWQLLEWIFDPTGYLKRNRAKLGETFNGRLGVNFDGFVFFSHPDHVRTILSAPARCFDAGRANGILGPLVGDNSLLLLDGQPHKQQRQLLMPPFHGDRMVTYGEIITQVTRQAIDRQPQGEAFRVRSLTEEITMRVILKAVFGLNEGEQYEKMRRTMSTFLDMTASPVKSSLLFFKSLQRNLGPWSPWGRFLAIREQLDALLYAEIRQRRQESLEERDDILSLLLLARDEEGQGMSDKELRDELVTLLLAGHETTATALAWALYWVHRFDRVRDRLIEDVSALGETPDPMAVFKLPYLTAVCNETLRIYPVALVTFPRIAKEPFQVGDYQFPAESVLAPCIYLTHHREDIFPDSYSFKPERFLERQYSPYEFYPFGGGNRRCLGMALAMYELKLALATLVTEHDFSLPPQPPVKPVRRGITLAPSAGLSLVKTR, encoded by the coding sequence ATGGTTATCAAGACCCCAAAAACTCCCCCCAAATGGCAACTGCTGGAGTGGATTTTTGATCCAACCGGCTACCTGAAACGGAACCGGGCCAAACTGGGGGAGACCTTTAATGGCCGTCTTGGGGTGAACTTCGATGGCTTTGTCTTTTTCAGCCATCCCGACCATGTTCGCACCATTCTCTCGGCCCCCGCGCGCTGCTTTGACGCGGGCCGGGCCAATGGCATTTTAGGTCCCCTGGTGGGAGATAATTCCCTACTGCTGCTCGACGGACAACCGCATAAACAGCAACGTCAGTTGTTGATGCCCCCCTTTCACGGCGATCGCATGGTGACCTATGGGGAGATTATCACCCAGGTGACCCGTCAGGCCATTGACCGCCAACCTCAGGGAGAGGCATTTCGGGTGCGATCGCTCACCGAAGAAATTACCATGCGCGTCATCCTCAAAGCCGTCTTTGGCTTAAACGAGGGAGAGCAATATGAAAAGATGCGGCGCACCATGTCAACCTTTTTAGACATGACCGCCTCCCCGGTTAAATCTAGCTTGCTCTTTTTCAAATCCCTACAACGAAATTTAGGTCCCTGGAGTCCCTGGGGGCGCTTTCTGGCCATCCGCGAGCAGTTAGACGCACTCCTCTACGCCGAAATCCGACAGCGTCGCCAAGAGTCCCTAGAGGAGCGCGACGATATCCTGAGTTTGCTGCTATTGGCCCGGGATGAAGAGGGTCAGGGAATGAGCGATAAGGAACTGCGCGATGAACTGGTGACCCTACTCCTGGCCGGTCATGAAACCACCGCCACCGCTCTGGCTTGGGCCTTGTACTGGGTGCATCGCTTTGACAGGGTTCGCGATCGCCTCATCGAAGACGTCTCGGCCCTGGGCGAAACTCCAGACCCGATGGCAGTCTTTAAGTTGCCCTATCTCACCGCCGTTTGCAACGAAACCCTGCGCATCTATCCCGTGGCCCTGGTCACTTTCCCGCGCATCGCCAAGGAACCCTTCCAGGTGGGGGACTACCAATTTCCCGCCGAAAGCGTCCTGGCCCCTTGTATCTACCTCACCCACCATCGGGAAGATATTTTCCCCGACTCCTACAGCTTCAAGCCAGAACGCTTCCTAGAGCGTCAATACTCCCCCTATGAGTTCTATCCCTTTGGCGGTGGGAATCGTCGCTGTTTGGGCATGGCCCTGGCCATGTATGAACTCAAACTGGCCCTAGCGACTCTGGTCACTGAACATGACTTTAGCCTGCCCCCACAGCCGCCCGTGAAACCGGTACGGCGGGGAATTACCCTAGCCCCATCAGCGGGACTTTCCCTAGTCAAAACCCGTTAA
- a CDS encoding phage holin family protein — MSEEVVAIASETDSLRSEVETYVRRSLGLFKILVELHLDIAQREAAREQRRLLLGIVAASIGIGLLAMGTGLLQAVAVWWVHRLGLTWFAALASVGVADAGLGLLSLLIAVLTLRGGYMNETRRRVASTTATLLQDQD; from the coding sequence TTGTCGGAGGAAGTGGTGGCGATCGCAAGTGAGACGGATAGCCTGCGTTCTGAGGTGGAAACCTATGTCCGCCGCAGTTTGGGGCTGTTCAAAATTCTCGTCGAACTGCACCTAGACATTGCCCAGCGAGAAGCCGCTCGGGAACAACGGCGACTCTTGCTGGGGATTGTGGCAGCCTCGATTGGGATTGGCTTGTTGGCCATGGGAACGGGACTCTTACAAGCCGTTGCCGTCTGGTGGGTTCACCGCTTAGGATTAACATGGTTTGCGGCCCTAGCCAGCGTCGGAGTCGCGGATGCCGGTTTGGGCCTACTGAGCCTCCTCATCGCCGTCCTCACCCTACGCGGCGGCTACATGAATGAAACCCGTCGCCGAGTTGCCAGCACCACCGCCACCCTGCTACAAGATCAAGATTGA
- a CDS encoding NADAR family protein, translated as MTIYFYKADDDYGCFSNFSRHPIEIEGQTWPTVEHYYQAHKFLGSRDEPLMVTIRQAPSPEEAARLGRDRRRQPRPDWDEIKPQLMYEAVTVKFLTHLDIQQILLDTGEEDLVENSPVDYFWGCGADGSGQNHLGRILMTIRAELQASQPHTHPSQLQQPNSTS; from the coding sequence ATGACCATTTATTTCTACAAAGCCGATGATGACTATGGCTGTTTCTCCAACTTCTCCCGTCACCCCATCGAGATAGAGGGACAAACCTGGCCCACCGTCGAACATTACTATCAGGCCCATAAATTCCTGGGAAGCCGCGACGAACCCCTAATGGTGACCATTCGCCAAGCCCCCAGCCCCGAAGAAGCCGCCCGCCTAGGACGCGATCGCCGTCGCCAACCCCGGCCCGACTGGGATGAGATTAAACCCCAACTGATGTATGAAGCAGTAACCGTTAAATTCCTCACCCATCTCGATATCCAGCAGATTCTCCTCGATACTGGAGAGGAGGATCTCGTCGAAAACTCTCCCGTCGACTACTTTTGGGGCTGTGGGGCTGACGGAAGTGGTCAAAACCATCTCGGACGGATTCTCATGACCATTCGCGCTGAATTACAAGCCTCCCAGCCCCACACTCACCCCTCCCAACTTCAGCAACCGAACTCGACCTCCTAG
- a CDS encoding CBS domain-containing protein has protein sequence MVKSVADVMSHDPIVVTPETPIQEAIQIIAERRISGLPVVNDQGKLVGMLSETDLMWRETGATPPAYITILDSVIYLENPKHYEQQLHKVLGQTVQDVMTKGHVFTTKPDCALREAARLMHEKKVHRLPVLGEGNHVIGILSRGDIIRAMASSDAEA, from the coding sequence ATGGTTAAAAGTGTTGCGGATGTGATGAGTCACGATCCGATCGTCGTCACCCCTGAGACTCCCATTCAAGAGGCCATTCAAATCATTGCTGAACGTCGCATCAGCGGCTTACCGGTGGTGAATGACCAGGGTAAGCTGGTGGGAATGCTGTCAGAAACGGATTTGATGTGGCGCGAAACCGGGGCCACTCCTCCGGCCTATATCACCATTCTCGATAGTGTCATTTATTTAGAAAATCCCAAACATTACGAACAGCAACTCCATAAAGTTCTGGGACAAACGGTGCAAGACGTAATGACGAAAGGTCATGTCTTTACCACTAAGCCCGATTGTGCCTTGCGGGAGGCGGCCCGGCTGATGCACGAGAAAAAGGTTCACCGTCTCCCGGTTCTGGGAGAGGGGAATCATGTGATTGGGATTCTCTCCCGAGGCGATATCATTCGCGCCATGGCCAGTTCGGACGCTGAGGCCTAA
- a CDS encoding HEAT repeat domain-containing protein: MDITPDAVKAMLDSDDYGDRLSGVNRLDYIDPSLAFDYLVPVVTDTNPRVRYTAVCKLSSLGHQNRELAFSLLRTRLYDDPELDVKAAAADALGALKFREAYPDLAQLYRNNEDWIVRLSIVAALAEMEAPEAVELLHEALHSDTELVQTTAIGALGELGDPQAVPWIEEFMTHPEPQTRQRVAQALGQIGGESVQKALQTLANDEHPQVAECAQRYL, from the coding sequence ATGGATATTACACCTGACGCGGTCAAAGCAATGCTCGACTCGGATGATTATGGCGATCGCCTCAGTGGCGTCAATCGGCTTGATTATATTGATCCGAGTCTCGCCTTTGATTATCTTGTCCCTGTGGTGACCGATACGAATCCACGGGTTCGCTATACAGCGGTTTGTAAGCTCTCAAGTTTAGGACATCAGAACCGGGAATTAGCCTTTTCTCTGTTGCGAACCCGCCTCTATGATGACCCCGAGTTAGATGTGAAGGCGGCGGCCGCAGATGCGTTGGGGGCCTTGAAGTTCCGGGAAGCATACCCGGATTTGGCGCAACTCTATCGCAACAACGAAGATTGGATTGTTCGCCTCAGTATTGTGGCGGCCTTAGCGGAAATGGAAGCCCCCGAAGCGGTGGAATTGCTCCATGAAGCCCTCCACAGTGACACAGAATTGGTACAAACTACGGCCATTGGCGCCTTGGGGGAACTCGGCGATCCTCAAGCGGTTCCCTGGATTGAGGAGTTCATGACGCATCCTGAACCCCAAACCCGGCAACGGGTGGCCCAGGCCCTCGGACAAATTGGTGGGGAGTCGGTGCAGAAGGCGTTGCAAACTCTGGCGAACGACGAACACCCTCAGGTGGCAGAATGCGCCCAACGCTATCTGTAA
- a CDS encoding DUF4178 domain-containing protein has protein sequence MLTYIWFFVVLVLAISTIFFVRQKRLATVRKSPELVPLERSIFTLQVGDIVEYMEEDWVVQGKLVYDDNGYQWQEYLLQDGDRIRWLAVEEDDEVQVSWLTPTDDLEITGIPPKQLQFEGNQYRCIESGEASMSRQGMTLNRDSKRCQYSDYRGPGNQVISIENWDGDIEVTIGTIIRPSELLLLPGDGQRVYE, from the coding sequence ATGTTGACGTATATTTGGTTTTTTGTTGTTCTTGTATTAGCTATTTCTACAATTTTTTTCGTCCGTCAAAAACGACTGGCGACGGTTCGTAAATCTCCTGAACTTGTGCCATTAGAACGCAGTATTTTCACCCTGCAAGTTGGGGATATTGTCGAATATATGGAAGAGGATTGGGTCGTTCAGGGGAAGCTCGTTTATGATGATAATGGCTATCAGTGGCAGGAATATCTCTTACAGGATGGCGATCGCATCCGTTGGCTGGCAGTCGAGGAAGATGACGAGGTTCAGGTAAGTTGGTTAACCCCCACAGATGATTTAGAAATTACGGGGATTCCCCCCAAGCAGTTACAGTTTGAGGGGAATCAGTACCGCTGTATCGAATCCGGGGAAGCGAGTATGTCTCGCCAGGGGATGACCTTAAATCGCGATAGCAAACGATGTCAGTATTCCGATTATCGGGGACCCGGAAATCAGGTGATATCTATTGAGAATTGGGATGGCGATATTGAAGTCACAATCGGGACAATTATTCGTCCCTCGGAACTTCTGTTGTTACCGGGAGATGGCCAGCGGGTGTATGAGTAG
- a CDS encoding AAA family ATPase — protein sequence MLEKIELYNFKSHPSTALNLDSSRLHALVGQNSSGKTSVLQALHYLSRLADSPFKNIFGHQRAPGFLTTMGQTHLSVSASGFWGYQKNRQPWQASYHFEKQQENTWIPRVSWTLAEDTGQAQGWDSSLSTTPFPIPQALRFAVHLKLVATNLAKPAYSEAITPRVEFDGSGLAPTLDYLRSEALDNFQALQEMLQRVVPGVQNVGVRRAKVLMNRQRLIEVDGKSISYEESQEMTGQEVVLDMDTGERIPAHAISEGTILTLGLLTVLMNPTLPNLVLLDDVEQGLHPKAQRELMTVFKEIIQANKNLQIIVSTHSPYIVDELTPSQVHVLSHRPSGFTQSKRLDEHPNIDLAQHTLTTGEFWDAEGEDWVDTVEFDD from the coding sequence ATGCTTGAAAAGATAGAACTTTATAATTTTAAAAGTCATCCATCGACAGCGCTCAACCTAGACAGTTCACGCCTTCATGCACTGGTGGGACAAAATAGTTCTGGAAAAACATCAGTGTTGCAAGCCCTACATTATCTAAGTCGGCTTGCAGATTCACCCTTTAAAAACATATTTGGACATCAACGAGCGCCAGGATTCCTGACAACGATGGGACAAACTCATCTGTCTGTCAGTGCCAGTGGCTTCTGGGGATATCAGAAAAACCGACAACCTTGGCAAGCCTCCTATCACTTTGAAAAACAGCAAGAGAACACATGGATTCCCAGAGTATCATGGACTCTTGCTGAAGATACAGGACAAGCCCAAGGTTGGGACAGTTCCTTAAGTACCACCCCATTTCCAATTCCTCAGGCTTTAAGGTTTGCCGTTCATCTCAAACTGGTGGCGACCAATCTTGCCAAACCGGCTTATAGTGAAGCCATTACCCCACGAGTTGAATTTGATGGTTCCGGATTAGCACCCACCCTAGACTATCTACGTAGTGAAGCCCTAGATAATTTTCAAGCCTTGCAGGAGATGTTGCAGCGGGTTGTTCCCGGCGTTCAGAACGTCGGAGTCAGACGGGCCAAAGTTCTCATGAATCGGCAACGCTTGATTGAAGTCGATGGGAAGTCCATTTCCTATGAAGAAAGCCAGGAAATGACCGGACAAGAAGTCGTCTTAGATATGGATACGGGGGAGCGTATTCCGGCCCATGCTATTAGTGAAGGGACGATACTAACTCTGGGTCTTCTGACGGTTTTAATGAATCCGACTTTACCAAACTTAGTGTTACTCGATGATGTCGAACAAGGACTGCATCCTAAAGCGCAACGGGAGTTAATGACGGTGTTTAAAGAAATTATTCAAGCGAATAAAAATCTGCAAATTATAGTGTCAACGCACTCTCCGTATATTGTCGATGAGCTAACTCCATCCCAAGTTCATGTTTTAAGTCATCGGCCCTCAGGCTTTACTCAGTCTAAACGATTAGACGAACATCCTAATATAGACTTAGCTCAACACACCTTGACCACCGGTGAGTTTTGGGATGCGGAAGGAGAAGATTGGGTCGATACGGTTGAGTTCGATGATTGA
- a CDS encoding polyamine aminopropyltransferase, with amino-acid sequence MESNHPNSVDLVTEETNSPRDNVDDRPWVPLGRSQRNLLLGATAICSACGLAVELLLGTLASYLVGNQALAYGVAVGGFLAAMGIGSYLSRFLVTQGDRSQQQEQLLRRFMQVELAIAPLSAFLPLGLFAIFVVDGPLWIGLSLVTLILGTLAGIEIPLLTRIFEQDDGVKDAIAGVLALDYAGALVGSLAFPVILLPWLGLFPSAAIIGAFPAVMVVILAQNFPSLRSWRVWGVVISLVLIGFAPLAIPLSNTLEDNLYDAPIIARVRSPYQRIVLTRWRQDVRLFLDGDLQLSTIDEYRYHEALVHPAMSATPHPKRVLLLGAGDGMAAREVLKWPQVERLLLIDLDPEVVSLSRRHPFLKRVNQGALEDPGLEIRIADAFLAAPALEEEFDVIIADFPDPDRPILAKLYAQGFYRRLLPRLAADGVFVTQASSSFFAPRVMACIAATLESVGLSVHPYTVQVPSFGPWGFVLATREAIHPETWTLPVETRFLTQPLLAHLFDLPADINVSNVAVNRLSRPAIVEYQTHNRWDGFEL; translated from the coding sequence ATGGAATCGAATCACCCTAATTCTGTTGATTTAGTCACGGAAGAAACGAACAGCCCTAGGGACAATGTGGACGATCGCCCCTGGGTTCCCTTAGGGCGATCGCAACGAAATCTGTTGTTAGGGGCGACGGCGATTTGTTCGGCTTGTGGCTTGGCGGTGGAACTGCTTTTAGGGACGTTAGCCAGTTATTTGGTGGGCAATCAGGCCCTGGCCTATGGGGTGGCCGTGGGCGGTTTTTTGGCGGCGATGGGGATTGGTTCTTACTTGAGTCGCTTTTTGGTGACGCAGGGCGATCGCAGCCAACAGCAAGAACAACTGCTGCGTCGTTTTATGCAGGTAGAATTGGCGATCGCCCCGTTAAGTGCCTTTTTACCCCTAGGCTTATTTGCCATTTTTGTGGTGGATGGCCCCTTATGGATTGGCTTAAGTCTTGTCACCCTAATTCTGGGAACCTTAGCGGGAATTGAAATTCCTCTACTGACACGTATTTTTGAGCAGGATGATGGGGTAAAAGATGCGATCGCCGGAGTTTTGGCCCTGGATTATGCGGGGGCGTTAGTGGGATCTCTGGCCTTTCCAGTGATTCTACTTCCCTGGTTGGGATTATTTCCCTCAGCGGCGATTATTGGGGCCTTCCCCGCCGTGATGGTGGTGATTTTGGCGCAAAACTTCCCCAGTCTGCGATCGTGGCGGGTGTGGGGAGTTGTGATTAGCCTGGTTCTCATTGGCTTTGCCCCTTTGGCGATTCCCTTGAGTAATACCCTGGAGGATAATCTCTATGATGCGCCGATTATTGCCCGAGTGCGATCGCCCTATCAACGGATTGTTCTCACTCGTTGGCGACAGGATGTTCGTCTCTTCCTCGACGGCGACTTACAACTGTCCACCATTGACGAATATCGCTACCACGAAGCCTTAGTTCATCCCGCCATGAGTGCAACCCCCCATCCCAAACGGGTGTTACTACTCGGGGCTGGGGATGGAATGGCGGCGCGAGAAGTGTTGAAATGGCCGCAAGTTGAGCGTTTGTTACTGATTGATCTCGATCCTGAGGTGGTGAGTCTCTCCCGCCGTCACCCCTTTCTCAAACGAGTGAATCAGGGGGCCCTAGAGGATCCTGGCCTGGAGATTCGTATTGCTGATGCGTTTTTGGCGGCCCCGGCGTTGGAGGAGGAGTTTGACGTAATTATTGCCGATTTTCCCGATCCCGATCGCCCGATTTTGGCCAAACTTTATGCGCAGGGTTTCTATCGCCGTCTCTTACCCCGTCTCGCCGCTGATGGGGTGTTTGTTACTCAAGCGTCGAGTTCCTTTTTTGCGCCTCGGGTAATGGCCTGTATTGCGGCGACACTGGAATCGGTGGGGCTTTCGGTGCATCCTTATACGGTTCAAGTTCCCAGTTTTGGCCCCTGGGGCTTTGTTTTGGCGACTCGTGAGGCGATTCATCCAGAAACCTGGACGTTACCCGTGGAAACCCGTTTTTTAACGCAACCTCTTTTAGCTCATTTGTTTGATTTACCGGCAGATATCAACGTTTCCAATGTGGCGGTCAATCGTCTCTCTCGACCGGCGATCGTTGAGTATCAAACTCACAATCGTTGGGATGGGTTTGAATTATAG
- a CDS encoding (2Fe-2S) ferredoxin domain-containing protein: MTDAQTNPLSRQIPCIYVCQNRSCELNGSAKTLKAFQEANPKGVVIQGCGCLGQCSTGPSVRVTQDETWYWQVQPEDVPKILEQHLQGGEPVQEKLNTRIHLQFY, encoded by the coding sequence ATGACTGACGCGCAAACCAACCCCCTGTCGCGGCAAATTCCCTGTATCTATGTCTGTCAGAACCGCTCCTGCGAACTCAATGGTTCCGCCAAAACCCTCAAAGCCTTCCAAGAGGCTAATCCCAAGGGGGTTGTCATACAAGGGTGCGGGTGTCTAGGACAATGTAGTACGGGCCCATCAGTCCGGGTTACCCAAGATGAAACCTGGTATTGGCAAGTTCAACCCGAAGATGTTCCCAAAATCCTAGAGCAACATCTCCAAGGAGGGGAACCCGTCCAGGAAAAACTCAATACCCGCATTCACCTTCAGTTTTATTAA